Proteins encoded together in one Alkalihalobacillus sp. TS-13 window:
- a CDS encoding CHRD domain-containing protein, with amino-acid sequence MVNLQKYNVRLSGNNHVPTVDTEAYGMAKLVANGSQTKIKFIFKVDDIRNFVQAHIHFGAIGQNGQATVLLKGDELTSFEEQASTGIQNGLIAGTITDKNIISNDEGVENVSDLILLMDEGLMYINVYTEQHPEGEIRGQIIPVRKRPSF; translated from the coding sequence GTGGTAAATTTGCAAAAGTATAACGTTAGGTTGAGCGGTAACAATCATGTCCCTACAGTAGATACGGAAGCTTACGGGATGGCTAAACTCGTCGCAAATGGTTCACAAACCAAAATCAAGTTCATTTTCAAGGTGGACGACATCCGTAATTTCGTACAAGCACATATCCATTTCGGCGCAATTGGGCAAAATGGCCAAGCAACTGTCTTATTAAAAGGTGATGAACTGACTTCTTTTGAAGAACAAGCCAGTACAGGCATCCAGAACGGTCTAATAGCAGGCACCATTACAGATAAAAACATCATCAGCAATGATGAAGGGGTGGAAAATGTGAGTGACTTGATCCTCCTCATGGATGAAGGGCTCATGTATATCAATGTTTACACGGAACAACATCCAGAAGGTGAGATAAGAGGACAGATCATCCCGGTCAGAAAACGACCGTCATTTTAG
- a CDS encoding YitT family protein, with translation MKLHVQFPFFTLGLIIFSYGISVAIQVQHLGVHPWDVLNIALFEKFGLTIGTWAVLVGVVLVGVSFFLDRSYIKMGTFLNALAVGPLVDLFLYLEIFPQSSSTFTDVLVLFLGIVLMGIGGGMYSGARIGAGPRDGFMLSISDKLGMSISRVRIMVESIVLLLGWLLGGPVFIFTFVITFIQSPIFQYSYLITTKWSNKLSAPFKPKKDVRSA, from the coding sequence ATGAAGCTCCATGTCCAATTTCCTTTTTTTACGCTCGGACTGATCATTTTCAGTTATGGGATTTCCGTAGCGATCCAGGTGCAGCATCTGGGGGTCCATCCATGGGATGTATTGAACATTGCGTTATTTGAAAAATTCGGTCTTACCATTGGGACCTGGGCTGTCCTTGTAGGAGTCGTACTTGTCGGTGTTTCCTTCTTCCTGGATCGCAGCTATATCAAAATGGGGACTTTCCTGAATGCATTGGCTGTAGGGCCGCTGGTCGATCTGTTCCTTTATCTCGAGATTTTTCCGCAATCATCATCTACTTTTACAGATGTCCTCGTTTTGTTTTTAGGTATTGTGCTGATGGGGATTGGCGGCGGGATGTATTCCGGAGCAAGGATCGGAGCCGGTCCAAGGGATGGCTTCATGCTTTCGATTTCTGATAAGCTTGGGATGTCGATAAGCCGCGTGCGGATTATGGTGGAAAGCATCGTGCTCTTATTGGGATGGCTGCTTGGCGGACCTGTTTTCATTTTTACTTTCGTCATCACGTTTATACAGAGCCCGATTTTCCAATATTCCTATCTGATCACAACCAAATGGAGCAATAAGCTATCCGCACCATTCAAACCGAAGAAAGATGTGCGTTCTGCTTAA
- a CDS encoding GntR family transcriptional regulator gives MENFKMKPVKKKKTTKEIVYDQIKNAILTGMIPKHEMLTETSLAETLETSRTPIREAVSELLKEGLLVHIPRKGFKVREITESEKDQIIFLRRSIEAEGLRNLASVVSIEQIKLLREIVNNQEEAMKENNRIKYIELDQFFHRKILEFANQNLLEQILKEVYNLTRLIGHTALMKEGRMGEVIREHKEIIDALEAHDASKAKELMIGHLEKTWDTVRSVENN, from the coding sequence ATGGAAAACTTTAAAATGAAACCGGTTAAAAAGAAAAAAACAACAAAAGAAATTGTTTATGATCAGATTAAAAATGCGATTTTGACAGGTATGATTCCAAAGCATGAAATGCTTACGGAAACTTCACTTGCCGAAACGTTAGAAACATCAAGGACACCTATAAGGGAAGCTGTTTCTGAGTTGCTTAAAGAAGGGCTTTTGGTCCACATACCCAGGAAAGGCTTTAAGGTAAGGGAAATAACAGAAAGCGAAAAAGATCAAATCATCTTTCTGCGCCGATCTATTGAGGCTGAAGGGTTAAGGAATTTAGCTTCAGTAGTCTCTATCGAACAAATCAAATTACTTAGAGAAATCGTTAATAACCAAGAAGAAGCTATGAAAGAGAATAATCGCATTAAATATATCGAACTAGATCAATTTTTCCATAGGAAAATATTGGAGTTTGCAAACCAAAACCTTTTAGAACAAATTTTAAAAGAGGTTTACAATCTTACACGGTTGATCGGTCACACTGCTTTGATGAAGGAAGGCCGTATGGGGGAAGTCATAAGGGAACATAAAGAAATCATCGATGCTTTGGAAGCCCATGATGCATCAAAAGCAAAAGAATTGATGATCGGTCACTTAGAAAAGACTTGGGATACAGTAAGATCCGTTGAAAATAACTAA
- a CDS encoding DUF2848 domain-containing protein, whose amino-acid sequence MKHTDEKKKSNPFIVEIGGEMKELEINKAYCIGYAGRNKEKTWEHVKELAEIGVPEPEEVPSLYPVSTSSLSHGQNIEVIGDKTSGEAEIVLIFGNSSNEVYVTVGSDHTDRALETVDINKSKQVCDKPFAAKAWSFEKVKDHWDQLELSSQIYLNGEWVDYQKDTIDAIIPYEEIKEYLIQKNVPLKNSIVFSGTVPLLDGFKYGDKFRMVFSDPSNGDQITAEYEINNLID is encoded by the coding sequence ATGAAACATACAGATGAAAAGAAAAAAAGTAACCCTTTTATAGTGGAAATAGGGGGCGAAATGAAGGAACTTGAAATCAACAAAGCATATTGTATCGGTTATGCAGGGAGAAATAAAGAAAAAACGTGGGAGCATGTAAAGGAGCTCGCTGAAATTGGCGTCCCAGAACCTGAAGAAGTCCCTTCACTATATCCAGTCAGCACAAGCAGTTTAAGCCATGGGCAGAACATTGAAGTAATCGGTGATAAAACGAGTGGTGAAGCTGAAATCGTATTGATATTCGGTAATTCTTCAAATGAGGTTTATGTCACAGTTGGCAGTGATCACACGGACCGTGCACTTGAGACCGTAGACATCAATAAGTCGAAACAAGTGTGTGACAAACCCTTCGCGGCCAAAGCATGGTCGTTTGAAAAGGTAAAAGACCATTGGGACCAGTTAGAGTTGTCTTCACAGATATACTTGAATGGTGAATGGGTCGACTATCAAAAAGATACAATTGACGCAATCATTCCTTACGAAGAAATAAAAGAATACTTGATTCAAAAAAATGTTCCGCTCAAGAATAGCATCGTATTCTCTGGGACTGTCCCATTACTGGATGGATTCAAATACGGGGACAAGTTCAGAATGGTATTTTCGGATCCTTCAAATGGTGATCAAATAACCGCAGAATACGAGATCAATAATTTAATTGATTAG
- a CDS encoding carbon-nitrogen family hydrolase, which translates to MKFSLYQMDIIPGDPERNRQKVKAWIEKEVNENAPDTVVLPEMWTTAYTLDELDGLADRNGEPTCSFLMELAAKYEINIIGGSVANQLDGKIYNSSFVFNRKGEQVYQYDKVHLVPMLDEPNFLTGGEKAAEVFELDGVKMGVIICYDLRFPELIRSLAIEGAQILFIVAEWPLARRNHWVTLQKSRAIENQMYVLSCNRIGSYDGVEFSGTSMVTDPWGDVLIKGSVEEEESLTIVLDLEKVKKVRTDVPIFTSRVPQLYKKEL; encoded by the coding sequence ATGAAGTTTTCTCTATACCAGATGGATATTATCCCAGGAGACCCGGAAAGAAACAGGCAAAAAGTCAAGGCGTGGATTGAGAAAGAAGTGAATGAAAATGCCCCTGATACGGTTGTCCTGCCAGAAATGTGGACGACTGCTTATACTTTGGATGAATTAGATGGGTTAGCTGATCGTAATGGTGAACCTACGTGTAGCTTTTTAATGGAATTAGCAGCAAAATATGAGATTAATATAATTGGAGGTTCAGTTGCGAATCAATTAGATGGAAAAATCTACAATTCATCTTTCGTTTTCAACCGTAAAGGAGAGCAGGTATATCAGTACGATAAAGTACATCTTGTACCGATGCTGGATGAGCCAAACTTCCTGACTGGAGGAGAAAAAGCGGCTGAAGTCTTTGAACTTGATGGTGTTAAGATGGGCGTCATTATTTGTTATGACTTGCGGTTCCCTGAGCTTATCCGTTCGTTAGCCATCGAAGGTGCCCAAATCTTATTCATCGTCGCAGAATGGCCTTTAGCACGCCGAAATCACTGGGTGACCCTTCAAAAGTCGAGGGCTATTGAAAACCAGATGTACGTGCTGTCCTGTAATCGGATCGGCTCCTATGACGGTGTCGAATTCAGCGGTACCTCAATGGTGACTGACCCGTGGGGAGATGTATTGATAAAAGGTAGTGTCGAAGAGGAAGAATCCCTAACGATTGTGCTCGATTTAGAGAAGGTTAAGAAGGTTAGAACTGATGTACCTATTTTCACAAGCAGGGTACCTCAATTATATAAAAAAGAGTTATAA
- a CDS encoding DctP family TRAP transporter solute-binding subunit: MKVKKLMAVSLFALLLVVATACSGGGSEGDSITLKLAHSGSESHQYHIAAEKFKELVEEKSEGSVKVEIHGNATLGSEADVIEQVMDGSVDMTTVAADSSFANTVPEMNVFGIPYLFNDAEHVYSTLDGEVGKELLSLVDDQNMKGLGYWEVGFRHLTNNKKEIKTPDDVKGLKVRVQPAPVWEAHMKALGASPTPVDFNELYSALDQGVVDGQENPLPTIDSMKFYEVQKYVALTAHTYSPAVVVMSNNAWDKLNEDQQKLVQEAVSETTKYHRETLAEKEQEIQNKLEENGVTITKPDRDAFREATKDVKNAVSSQVPEDLINKIKQ; this comes from the coding sequence ATGAAGGTTAAAAAGTTAATGGCAGTCAGCTTGTTTGCTTTGTTGCTTGTCGTTGCGACAGCTTGTTCTGGAGGAGGAAGCGAAGGTGACAGTATAACGCTTAAGCTTGCCCACTCAGGTTCTGAATCACATCAATATCATATTGCAGCTGAAAAATTTAAAGAGTTAGTTGAAGAGAAATCCGAGGGTTCTGTAAAAGTAGAAATCCATGGGAATGCAACCCTTGGAAGTGAAGCTGATGTAATTGAACAGGTAATGGATGGATCTGTGGATATGACCACTGTTGCAGCAGATAGTTCTTTTGCAAATACAGTTCCTGAAATGAATGTTTTCGGAATCCCGTATCTATTTAACGATGCGGAACATGTTTATAGCACATTGGATGGTGAAGTTGGAAAAGAGCTGTTGAGTCTAGTTGATGACCAAAATATGAAAGGGCTTGGCTATTGGGAAGTTGGTTTCAGACATTTAACGAACAATAAAAAAGAAATCAAAACACCTGATGATGTAAAAGGATTAAAAGTACGTGTGCAACCAGCTCCTGTTTGGGAAGCTCATATGAAAGCCCTTGGAGCAAGTCCGACTCCTGTTGACTTCAATGAATTATACTCTGCGCTTGATCAAGGTGTGGTAGACGGGCAAGAAAACCCATTGCCTACCATCGACTCTATGAAATTTTATGAGGTTCAAAAATATGTAGCATTGACAGCACATACCTATTCTCCCGCAGTTGTCGTTATGAGCAATAATGCTTGGGACAAGCTTAATGAAGACCAACAAAAGCTTGTACAAGAGGCAGTTTCAGAAACTACAAAATACCATAGAGAAACATTAGCTGAAAAAGAACAGGAAATCCAAAATAAACTTGAAGAAAATGGGGTAACCATTACTAAACCAGACCGTGATGCATTCCGTGAAGCGACTAAGGACGTAAAAAACGCTGTTAGTTCACAGGTACCTGAAGATTTGATCAATAAAATCAAACAATAA
- a CDS encoding TRAP transporter small permease encodes MVFNKIDAFLGKLLEVIITICLSATVVITFLQVIFRYVLKQPLSWSQEALMISFVYSVLFGAALAIRNRDHLTVDMMENAPKLLSKILEIIEFIVVGIVIVVLLYFGYLLVMDNFASGQILGILPIQKAYVYLAVPLSALFMIYYHIKKVFT; translated from the coding sequence ATGGTCTTCAATAAAATAGATGCCTTTCTAGGGAAACTGCTTGAAGTAATCATTACAATCTGTTTGTCAGCTACTGTAGTGATCACTTTTTTACAAGTCATATTTCGTTACGTTTTGAAACAGCCTCTGAGCTGGTCACAGGAAGCGTTAATGATCAGTTTTGTCTATAGTGTCTTGTTTGGTGCCGCGCTAGCTATCAGAAATCGGGATCATCTGACAGTGGATATGATGGAAAATGCACCAAAACTTTTATCTAAAATTCTGGAGATTATTGAATTCATCGTTGTAGGGATCGTAATCGTGGTCCTTCTTTACTTCGGTTATCTTCTGGTGATGGATAATTTTGCATCAGGGCAGATTCTTGGGATATTACCTATACAGAAAGCTTATGTATATCTAGCCGTACCATTGAGTGCCCTATTTATGATCTATTACCATATTAAGAAGGTGTTTACATGA
- a CDS encoding TRAP transporter large permease produces MIWLVVLLFLLILIRIPIAFALGFISILGIFLADPGLLINVPRKVFSGVNNFTLVAVPLFILAGEIMSKGGISKRLINFSKTLVGPLPGGLAMVVVLASVFFSALTGTAIAAAAAIGGMMIPAMNKEGYDVRFSSSLVATSATIGPIIPPSIVLILYGVIASVSIGDLFIAGVIPGLLMGIGLMAYSYYVGKKEGYRSSDRRATLKEVAIGAKDAILALIMPVIIIGGIVSGVFTPTESGVIAVVYALIIGMFVYREISLKDLWPIMLETAKTTAAIVFLIGSASLFIWFLSFNRIPNQLIEMMGNVSENPILLLLIINIVLLIAGTFIDTISAVSIFTPLFLPLVLAGGIDPVHFGIILAVNLTIGMVTPPLGVCLFVTSSIAKIGVPKMFKYLFPQIAILIIILLIITYIPEVILFPVELFK; encoded by the coding sequence ATGATTTGGCTAGTTGTACTATTGTTTCTATTAATACTCATACGAATCCCGATTGCCTTCGCACTAGGGTTCATTTCTATTCTTGGGATTTTCCTAGCAGATCCTGGGCTGCTTATAAATGTTCCGAGAAAAGTGTTCAGCGGGGTAAATAATTTCACTCTAGTAGCTGTACCGTTGTTTATCTTAGCTGGCGAAATCATGTCCAAGGGCGGTATTTCGAAGCGCTTGATCAATTTTTCCAAAACACTTGTAGGCCCACTTCCAGGAGGTTTAGCTATGGTCGTGGTTCTTGCGAGCGTGTTCTTTTCTGCATTGACTGGGACGGCGATAGCTGCAGCTGCAGCGATTGGCGGCATGATGATCCCAGCTATGAACAAAGAGGGATATGATGTCAGGTTTTCATCAAGTTTAGTGGCGACATCGGCAACAATCGGACCGATCATCCCGCCAAGTATTGTCTTGATTTTATATGGAGTAATCGCAAGTGTCTCTATCGGGGATCTCTTTATAGCTGGGGTCATTCCTGGTTTGTTAATGGGTATTGGTCTTATGGCTTACAGTTATTACGTAGGGAAAAAAGAAGGATACCGTTCGAGTGATCGAAGAGCAACATTAAAAGAGGTGGCAATTGGTGCTAAGGATGCTATACTCGCTTTGATCATGCCGGTCATTATCATCGGGGGGATTGTTTCAGGGGTATTCACCCCAACTGAATCTGGTGTCATAGCGGTCGTTTATGCCTTAATCATCGGGATGTTTGTATATAGAGAAATCTCTTTAAAAGACCTATGGCCAATCATGCTTGAAACTGCAAAGACAACGGCAGCGATTGTATTTTTGATCGGAAGTGCTTCACTTTTTATCTGGTTCTTATCGTTCAACCGAATCCCGAATCAATTAATTGAGATGATGGGGAATGTTTCAGAGAACCCGATTTTATTGTTACTTATTATTAATATCGTCTTGTTAATTGCAGGAACATTTATTGATACTATCAGTGCTGTCTCAATTTTCACACCGTTGTTCTTACCACTGGTATTAGCTGGCGGTATTGATCCAGTCCATTTCGGTATTATTTTAGCCGTCAACCTCACAATCGGTATGGTCACTCCTCCATTAGGGGTATGTTTGTTTGTGACGTCTTCAATTGCGAAAATAGGTGTACCGAAAATGTTTAAATATTTATTCCCGCAAATTGCAATTCTGATCATAATACTTTTGATCATCACTTATATCCCGGAAGTAATCTTATTCCCGGTTGAACTTTTTAAATAA
- a CDS encoding 2-keto-4-pentenoate hydratase yields the protein MTKTEEIVTSLLKAHEEKKQLSSLDTEGYSTEEALYEVQDEFIQRWSGDEADPVKGYKISLTNKGLQKVFHTDAPVYGTLTDQTVLKDGVLSKREFFDPLVEAELMFIIREDIPPSANSAEILENSLIAPGFEIPDCRIADWFPKISIGELIADNAVTGKVVVGEPIKVTPAIPLDNLSVKVYHDGEEVAEGPSAYVLDNPLNAVVWLKEMLASQGKSLKKGMTISSGTFFSPFPLEVGKYRAAFDHFGEVEFEVVN from the coding sequence ATGACTAAAACAGAAGAAATCGTTACATCATTGCTGAAGGCCCATGAGGAGAAAAAGCAGCTTTCTTCCCTCGATACAGAAGGCTATTCAACAGAAGAAGCGCTATATGAGGTTCAAGATGAATTTATTCAACGTTGGAGCGGTGACGAGGCTGATCCCGTGAAAGGGTATAAGATCAGTTTGACGAATAAAGGCCTGCAAAAGGTTTTCCATACCGATGCGCCTGTCTATGGTACATTAACGGATCAAACGGTGTTGAAAGATGGTGTGTTGAGCAAAAGAGAGTTCTTCGATCCGCTTGTCGAAGCCGAGCTGATGTTTATAATTAGAGAGGACATTCCGCCATCCGCGAATTCAGCAGAAATCCTTGAAAATTCTCTTATTGCACCTGGTTTTGAAATACCGGATTGCCGTATTGCAGATTGGTTTCCAAAAATCTCGATTGGTGAGTTGATCGCCGATAACGCAGTCACCGGTAAAGTGGTTGTGGGTGAACCGATAAAAGTGACACCTGCAATCCCGTTGGACAACCTCTCTGTCAAGGTTTATCACGATGGCGAAGAAGTGGCTGAAGGACCGTCTGCTTATGTATTGGATAACCCATTGAATGCCGTTGTCTGGCTGAAAGAAATGTTAGCTTCACAAGGTAAAAGCTTGAAAAAAGGAATGACCATTTCTTCTGGCACCTTCTTCAGCCCATTTCCACTAGAGGTTGGAAAATACCGTGCCGCCTTTGATCATTTCGGTGAGGTCGAATTTGAAGTAGTAAATTAA